The following are encoded in a window of Haliaeetus albicilla chromosome 1, bHalAlb1.1, whole genome shotgun sequence genomic DNA:
- the THNSL2 gene encoding threonine synthase-like 2 isoform X5 has product MDIFVVLPKGFCTEIQELQMTTVIEDNVHVFAAHGNSDEIDEPIKELFADVDFARKYNLMSLNSVNWSRIMVQIAHHFYAYFQCAPSLDTTPLPMVEIVVPTGGGGNITAGCIAQKMGLPIQLVAVVNSNDIIHRTVQHGDFSLSESVKATLASAMDIQEPYNMERILWLLLGSDSRLTKMLMERFSVSKSLKLPEDLHRKLSETLRSCSASDEDIVRAMQRCWEENRYLLCPHSAVAAHYHYSQPNSVPRCCLAPASAAKFQDALLRAGLVPQLPPEITALRAMETRSTPLERGQDWAQALREQIEAMARRWAIAGQGVTQT; this is encoded by the exons ATGGACATCTTTGTTGTGCTGCCCAAGGGGTTCTGCACCGAGATACAGGAACTTCAGATGACCACTGTCATTGAAGACAACGTCCACGTCTTTGCTG CTCATGGGAACAGCGATGAAATCGATGAGCCCATCAAGGAACTGTTCGCTGATGTCGATTTTGCCAGAAAATACAATCTGATGAGCTTGAATTCGGTCAATTGGTCTAGGATTATGGTGCAGATTGCTCACCACTTCTATGCTTACTTTCAGTGCGCCCCATCCCTGGATACCACCCCACTGCCAATGGTGGAAATTGTTGTGccaacaggaggaggaggaaatatCACag CTGGCTGTATTGCCCAGAAAATGGGTCTCCCGATTCAACTTGTTGCCGTGGTTAACAGCAATGACATCATTCATAGGACTGTTCAACATGGAGATTTCTCACTGTCAGAGAGCGTGAAGGCTACATTAGCATCAGCCATGGATATTCAG GAGCCTTACAACATGGAGAGGATCCTCTGGCTGCTCTTGGGCTCCGACAGCCGCCTGACGAAAATGCTGATGGAGCGATTCAGCGTGTCGAAAAGCCTTAAGCTGCCGGAGGATTTGCACAGAAAG CTCTCTGAGACCCTACGCTCATGCTCAGCCTCCGACGAGGATATCGTGCGAGCCATGCAGCGCTGCTGGGAGGAAAACCGCTACCTGCTGTGTCCCCactctgctgtggctgctcaCTACCACTACTCGCAGCCGAACAG cgTGCCCCGGTGTTGCTTAGCTCCAGCCTCCGCAGCCAAATTTCAGGACGCCCTGCTCCGAGCTGGCCTGGttccccagctcccccctgAAATCACTGCCTTAAGGGCGATGGAGACCAGGTCCACTCCCCTGGAGCGGGGACAGGACTGGGCGCAGGCACTCCGGGAGCAGATCGAAGCCATGGCACGGCGGTGGGCGATTGCTGGGCAGGGGGTCACGCAGACCTGA